In Camelus ferus isolate YT-003-E chromosome 10, BCGSAC_Cfer_1.0, whole genome shotgun sequence, the following proteins share a genomic window:
- the LOC106728686 gene encoding LOW QUALITY PROTEIN: olfactory receptor 5M3-like (The sequence of the model RefSeq protein was modified relative to this genomic sequence to represent the inferred CDS: inserted 1 base in 1 codon) has protein sequence MLTFTDVTEFILLGLTSRPELQLLFFVVFLLVYIVTLVGDVGVIILIRISPQLISPMYFFLSHLSFADVWFSSNVTPKMLENLISETKTISYPGCIVQCFFFIAFVHVEVFILAVMAFDRYMAIGXPLLYGSRVSRIVCIRLISFPYVYGFFISFISTLWTHGLYFCGNIEINHFYCADPALIKMACTGTFIKEYTMLTLAGLNFSYSLLVIIISYIFILIAILRMHSAEGRKKAFSTCASHLTAVTIFYGTLFFMYLRSPTEESVEQGKMVAVFYTTEIPMLNPMIYSLRNKDVKETMSKAVSRTYLMK, from the exons ATGCTCACTTTTACTGATGTGACAGAATTTATTCTCTTGGGACTAACTAGTCGCCCTGAATTACAGCTGCTGTTCTTTGTGGTCTTCTTACTGGTCTACATCGTCACCCTGGTTGGGGATGTTGGTGTGATCATACTCATCCGGATCAGTCCCCAGCTCATCAGCCCCATGTATTTTTTCCTCAGTCACTTGTCTTTTGCAGATGTGTGGTTCTCCTCTAACGTCACTCCCAAAATGTTGGAAAATTTGATATCTGAGACCAAAACCATTTCCTACCCTGGCTGTATAGTGCAGTGTTTCTTCTTCATTGCCTTCGTCCATGTAGAAGTCTTCATCCTCGCTGTGATGGCCTTTGACAGGTACATGGCAATTG AACCTCTGCTCTACGGCAGTAGAGTGTCAAGGATTGTCTGTATTCGACTGATCTCTTTCCCTTATGTATATGGCTTCTTTATAAGTTTCATCTCCACATTGTGGACCCATGGCTTGTACTTCTGTGGGAATATTGAGATCAACCACTTCTACTGTGCAGACCCAGCCCTCATCAAGATGGCCTGCACAGGAACCTTCATTAAAGAATACACCATGCTCACATTGGCGGGTCTCAACTTCTCTTACTCTTTACTAGTCATTATCATCTCCTACATATTTATCCTTATTGCCATCCTAAGAATGCactcagcagaaggaagaaagaaagcctTCTCCACATGTGCATCTCATTTGACAGCTGTCACCATATTTTATGGAACTCTCTTCTTCATGTACCTCAGAAGTCCAACTGAAGAGTCTGTGGAGCAGGGGAAAATGGTAGCTGTGTTTTATACCACGGAGATTCCCATGTTGAATCCCATGATCTACAGCCTCAGGAACAAAGATGTGAAGGAGACCATGAGCAAAGCGGTCAGTAGGACatacttaatgaaataa